One Drosophila subobscura isolate 14011-0131.10 chromosome U, UCBerk_Dsub_1.0, whole genome shotgun sequence DNA window includes the following coding sequences:
- the LOC117902809 gene encoding ras-related protein Rab-5B produces the protein MATTPRSGGAGSGTAQRPNGTSQNKSCQFKLVLLGESAVGKSSLVLRFVKGQFHEYQESTIGAAFLTQTICIEDTVVKFEIWDTAGQERYHSLAPMYYRGAQAAIVVYDIQNQDSFQRAKTWVKELHKQASPNIVIALAGNKADLSNIRVVEFDEAKQYAEENALLFMETSAKTGMNVNDIFLAIAKKLPKNDGANNQGSSIRPNGNETNRPTNNCCK, from the exons ATGGCCACAACACCACGCAGCGGCGGTGCCGGCTCAGGAACGGCACAGCGACCGAATGGAACCTCTCAGAACAAAAGTTGCCAATTCAAGCTGGTGCTCCTGGGTGAATCGGCTGTCGGCAAGTCGTCGCTTGTGCTGCGCTTTGTCAAGGGACAATTCCATGAATATCAGGAGAGCACGATAGGTGCGGCCTTTCTAACACAAACCATTTGCATAGAGGATACTGTGGTGAAGTTTGAAATTTGGGATACAGCCGGCCAGGAGCG GTACCACAGCTTAGCTCCCATGTATTATAGAGGTGCGCAGGCCGCCATTGTTGTCTATGATATACAGAATCAGGATAGTTTTCAGCGTGCAAAGACCTGGGTCAAGGAACTGCATAAACAA GCCTCACCAAACATTGTCATTGCGCTGGCCGGCAATAAGGCGGATCTGTCAAACATTCGTGTCGTGGAGTTTGATGAAGCGAAGCAATATGCCGAGGAGAATGCCTTGCTGTTCATGGAAACGTCTGCGAAGACGGGCATGAATGTCAACGATATCTTTTTGGCCATTG cCAAAAAACTACCTAAGAACGATGGCGCCAACAATCAGGGAAGCAGCATAAGGCCGAATGGGAACGAAACAAATCGACCGACGAACAACTGCTGCAAGTGA